The genomic segment TCGTGCGGGCAGTTCAGATGCCCTGCACCATCGACTTTCTCCAGGCCAGCTCCTACGGGGACGCCAAGCAGTCCAGCGGCGAGGTCAAGCTCGTCAAGGACCTGCAATTCCCCATCAGCGGGCGGCACGTCGTGCTGGTCGAGGACATCGTGGACACGGGCATTACCATGAACTACCTGCTGCACTACCTCCAGGGACGCGGCCCGGCCAGCCTCAAGGTCGCCGCGCTGCTGAGCAAGCCCAGCCGCCGCCGGGTCGAAGTGCCCGTCGAGTACCTGGGCTTCACCATCCCCGACGCCTTCGTCTACGGCTACGGCCTCGACCGCTCGCAGTTCGACCGCAACCTCCCCTTTATCACCAGCCAGGCGTAACGCGTGCGCTGGGGATGGCCTGCGCTGCTGGTTGTCCTCGCGCTGCTGGCCGGGGTGGGCGTCTGGCAATCGCGCGAGAGCCGCTGGCGTGGGCCGCTGTACTGCATCGAGAAGCCGGGGCAGGTCTGGGGCGTCTCTCCCCTGCCCGCCGGAGCCACCCCCACCTGCCCCGAGAGCCGCTCCTACCGGGAGGAGGTGCGTTCGGGGTACGCGCGGGTCGAGCAGTACGTGCTGCCCGGCTGGCGTCCCCGCGTGCTGATCCCCGCGCTGGAGGCGGGCGGCTACGTCCCCCAGGGCGGACCGGAGGGCCTCTACCGGGACGACGACGAGTTCGCCGCGCTGCTGAACCGGGGCACCGAGCAGCTTCAGTACGTGGCCGAGCGCCTGCCCGGCCCGCAGACGCGCGTCACGCTGAGCGGGCGCTGAGGCTCAGGTTTCCCGCTCGTCGCGCACGAGGGCCACGTAGAGCGCCTCCGCCTTCGCCCGCGCCCACGGCGTGCGGCGCAGGAATTTCAGGCTGGACGGCACCGATGGGTCGTTCTGGAAGCAGCGGACGGGCACCCGGCGGGCCAGTTCCGCCCAGCCGTAGTGCCCGGCGAGGCGTTCCACAATCTCCTTGAGGGTGACGCCGTGGAGGGGATCGGGCGAGGGACGGGTCATCCGGCCATGTTGGCACGAGGAGCGGGACCCGGTGCCCTGCCCCCTGACCGAGTGCCTGTGCCAACATGCGCGGGTGAATCCCCTGCTCCTGCGCTCCATGATCGTGACGGGCGGCCTGATCGCGGCCCTCAACGTGCTGTTCGCCGGATTCGAGCACGGCTTCGGCAACCTGCCGCTGTGGTTCTGGCTCTCGCAACTGCTGCTGCTTCCGGCCATGCTGCTGCCCGCCCGCCTCTTCCCGGTCGCGGCGACCACCCGGCCCTTTCTGCGCCGGGCATCCATCTACGCGCTGGGGTGGCTGGCCCCCTACGGCGTGTTCAAGGTGACGGGCGACGCGCTGCGGCCCGACTTCAGCCTCGACGCGTCGTTAATCGGTCTGATCGTGCTGTGCTGGATTTTTGGGCTGGTGTTCGCCACCCTTCGCAAGCCGATCTGAGGCTTCAAGCACAGGGCCGCCCGCAGCGATGTGGGCGGCCCTCCTCTCTAGCTGGCTCAGACGACGATGCGCCGGAAGGCCCCGTCCTCGCCCACCACGGGCAGCTGGCCGTACATCAGTTCCTGCTCGACGACGCGGGCGATGTCCTCACCGAGCTGCTGGGCGTCACGCTCCTCGGTTTCCAGCGGCTGGGCGATCACATCGAAGCCGCGCAGGGCGTTCACGTCCTGGTGGCGCACCTCGACGCGCAACTCGTCCCCGGCGACCTGCGGGGTGATCTGGATGCCCTCGGGGTGCTCGTAGGTGAAGGCGGTGCGGAAGGCGGCGAGGGCTTCTTCGAGGTTCACGGGGGCAGTCATGCGGGCAGTCTGCCGCGCTCCTACCTGCTCCGACTGCTGTTCGCAACACACCCCTATGGGCGGGTGAAGGGCGGGTAAAGGCCCGGCGCCTATACTCGGCCCCACATGACCACAACCCAGCCTCCCGCGCCGCCCGTGCGCCCGCCCGCCGCGACCCCCGTGAGTCCGTGGGCGCTGTCGGCCTTCTGGTTCGGAACGGCCTTTCACTGGCTGCTGCTGCTGCTGATCCTGATGCCCGCCGACGTGGTGCGCTTCGTGGGAGAGGAGCAAAAAGGCAGCTACCTGGGGGCGCTGGTGGCGGTGGGCGCCGTGATCGGGCTGGTGCTGCCCCCCATCGTGGGGGCGCGGAGTGACCGCTCGGGGCGGCGGCTGCCCTATATCCGGCTGGGATTGGCGGTCAATCTGGCGGGACTGGCCGTGATGGGCTTTGCGGCCACGGCACTCACGGGGGTGGGGGGCTTCTGGGTGTACGTGGCAGGCTTCCTGCTGGTGCAGTTCGGCAACAACTACGCCACCGCCCCCTACAGCGCCCTGATTCCGCAGCTCGTCGCCGTGCGTGAGCGTGGGCGCTACAGCGGCGTGATGGCGATGCTGCAGGCCTTCGGGCAACTGCTGGGGGCGGTCGCCGCCTTCGGGCTGGGGGCGCTGGGGCTGCCGTCGTGGGTGTCCTTCGCGCTGATCGCCCTGCTGCTGCTCGGCCCGGCGCTCGTCACCCTGCGGGGCGTGCCCGCCGAGCTGGACCGGGTGGAGGGGGCGGAACAGGCCCCCAGGTTGAGCTGGGCGCAGGTGTTCGCCTACGCGCCCTTCCTGTGGGTGTTCGTGACGCGGGTGCTGTTCGCGCTGGGGCAGTACAGCGTGCAGCCCTTCCTGCAGTACTACAACGCCGACGTGCTACGGCAGACGGACGCGGGCACGAGCACCTCCATCATGCTGGCGTGCATCATCGTGGGGAGCATCGCTTCGGCGCTTGTCGGCGGGCGGCTGAGCGACCGGGTGGGCCGCAAACCCGTGATCTACGTGGCGGGCGGGCTGATGGCGGGGGCGGCGCTGCTGCTGCTCGTCGCGCCGGGCTTCCCGGCGGCGCTGGCCCTCGCGCTGGTCTTCGGGCTGGGCTTCGGGGCCTTTACCAGCGTGGACTGGGCGCTGGGCAGCGACGCGATGCCGAGCGCGGGGAGCTACGCCCGCGACATGGGCATCTGGCACGTGGCTTTTGTCGCCCCGCAACTGTCCAGCGCTCCGCAGGGCGCCCTGCTGGACTGGGGCAACGCGCAGGGGGGCAACCTGGGCTACACGCTGGTCTTCGGCCTCGCGGCGCTGTTCTTCGTGGCGGGCGTGGTCTTGGTGCGGAACGTGCCCGACCGGGTGCATGAGAGGGCGGCCTGAACCCAACCTTGAGACGGTGCGGCTCCCCCTACAAAGGGGGGAGGGCCATGTGGCAAGGTGCCCCCATGAACCAGAACAACGAGCACCCCACCCGCGAGGAGACGATCAAGGCGATGGCCGCCGTCATGAAGGGCGTTAAGTTCGCCATGCTGACGGTCGAGACTGAAGACGGCCACCTGCAGGCCCACCCCATGACCACCCAGCAGACCGAGTTCGACGGCGACGTGTGGTTTATCGGGGGCAAGGACACCAAGCAGGTCCAGAGCATGATGGTCCGCCCCAACGTGAACGTCAGCTATGCCGACCACAGCGGCGGCAACTACGTCAGCATCAGCGGGCAGGCGGAACTGGTGGAGAACCGCGCCAAGCTCGAAGAGCTGTGGAGCGACTTCTACAAGGCGTACTTCCCCGGCGGCATCGACGACCCCAGCGTGCAGCTCATCAAGATCGAGGCGCAGGGCGGCGAGTACTGGGGCAGCGACGGCAAGCTCAAGAACATGCTCCAGATGGCCCGCGCCGCCGTGACCGGCAAGCCCGCGACCGACCTGGGCACCAACGAGACCGTCGAGTTCTGAGTCCGGGGTCAAGCACAAGAAGAGAGGCGAGGGATGTCCCCGCCTCTTTCTCTTGGTCGCTCCTCAGTCCAGCTTGAGGTCGAAGGTCGGCACGGCGGGTTTGGGGTCTTCGGCAGGCTTGGCCGGGGTTGCGCCGTCCAGCACGAGATCGTCAGCGGCAGCGGTCACGGCCTCCACGGCCGTCTCCTCTGCCACCTCGTCCGGCCCGATGACGATGGTCTGGGCGGGTGGTTCAATGTCCAACTCCTCCGCAGGTACGTCTGTGGCAACTGGTCCGTCCTCGGAGATTTGCGGCGCGTCCTGAGCCTCGGTGCCCAGCGGAGCGGAGGGCGTCGCTGGGTCCTCCACCACGTCCGGCCCGAGTTCGATGGGCTGGGAGGGTGCCTCGATGGTCAGGGGTTCGGCGACCGGCGCCTCCGCATCGGGGGAAGCCGCCTGGGCCGAGGCCACGTCGTCGGCGGTGGTCTCCGGGGATTCCCCACTGGCATCGGCAACCTGGGGAGCGCGGGCGTGGGCGTGGAAGGTCAGGGACGGGGCAGGCTGGACTGTGACCTGCATGGCTGGGGCCGTTTCGGCGCGGGGAGCCGCCGCAGGAGTGGCTGGAACGCCCTGGGCCGCGCGGCGGGCGGCGATCAGGATCGCGTCGACCTCGTCGGCACTCAGCAGGCCCTTGGCTTGCAGGGTGCTCAGAATCGCCAGCGAGAGCTTGCGGACGTATTCCACCTCGGTGGCGGAGGGGGCGGGCGGAGTGGGTTGCGCGTCGGGCCGCGTCATGGGGGCACCCTAGCGCGTCCGGGTGGACTGTGGCGAGGGGCCGGGCAGACTGTGGGGTCGGCGTCAGCCGGAGGGGGACAGGCTGATCTAGAGTGAGCGGGCATCCGCAGGCGACATGGACACGGCCGCGAGTCAGCTTCTCTGGGCGGTGGTATCGTGTGGCCTGTCTGCAACGGCGAGGCGCGGTTTCTCCCCCTGGGGAGGGCCGGAGCACGGTCCGCCGGGCACGCCGCGGCCCCCGCCCTGCCGCAGGGAGCGCAGGGAAGGCACCAAGGAAGAGGAGGACTGAGGGAATGTACCGAGGAAGAGAAGGGCAGTGGGCGTGGCTGCTTCACCGCCTGTCGGGGCTGGCGATTCTGGCTTACTTCCTGCTGCACGTGGTCAGCATCAGCCTGATCATGTTCGGCGAGGACGTGTATATGGCAGTTCACGAGGCGTATGACCTGTGGCCCTTTCGGGTGGGTCTGATCCTGGTGACGGCGGGAGTGGTTTACCACGCCCTGAACGGCCTGCGCATCATGGTGATGGACTTTACCGGCCGGGGCGTGGCCTACCAGCGCCAGATGTGGTACGGCGTGATGGCCCTGACCCTGCTGGCGACGGCCTACACCACCTGGGTGAATATTCCGCGCATCCTGGGGGGCTACTGATGATTCGCGCACGCACCTTCACCGATGCCCGGCAGCAGTCGCACTCCAACGCCGAGTTGAACTGGTGGATCTTCATGCGCATCAGCGGCCTGATCCTGGTCTTTCTGGTGCTGGGGCATATCTACATGACCTTTATCCAGGTCAGCGAGTCCGACGCCACCTACACGGCGGTGGTCGCCAAGCTCCAGAACCCGGCCTGGAAGTTCTATAACTGGACCATCCTGGCGCTCTCCATGCTGCACGGGGTCAACGGGGCGCGGTATTCCATCGAGGATTACGTGCGCTCGCGGCCCAACCGGGCGTGGGTCAAGACCATTTTCTACACGATCTGCGCGGTGATCTTTACCCTGGGCACCGTCGGACTGTTCTCGATCTAGGGCTTAGAGCATTTGTCCAAATTACGCCGTGAGTGGAACGGCACACCTCACGGCTCCACTTTCCCAAATGCTCGCTTGAACTCTCTCGCTCCGCTCGGTCAAAAAGAAGGTCTCTTTTTGACAAGTGCTTTAAAGGACGGACTATGCACCATCGTTTCGACGTACTGGTGGTGGGGGCGGGCGGCGCAGGACTGATGGCCGCCCTCTACGCCGCCAAGGGAGGCGCCTCGGTCGCCTGCATCACCAAGCTGTACCCGACCCGCTCGCACACCGGGGCCGCGCAGGGGGGCATCGGCGCGGCGCTGGGCAACGTGCAGGAAGACCACTGGGAATGGCACATGTTCGACACCATCAAGGGTGGCGACTATCTGACCGACCAGGACGCCGCCGAGGTGTTCGCCAAGGACATCATCGACGCGGTGTACGAACTCGAGCACATGGGCCTGCCCTTCTCGCGCACGCCCGAGGGCAAGATCGCCCAGCGCAAGTTCGGCGGCCACACCCGCGACTTCGGCAAGGCGGCGGTCGAGCGCTCCTGTTACGCGCAGGACCGCACCGGGCACATGATCCTCCAGACGCTGTTTCAGCAGAACGTCAAGGAGGGCACCACCTTCTACAACGAGTTCCACGTCACCGACCTGATCATCGAGGAGGGGCGCTGCCGGGGCGTCGTGGCCTACCACTACGCGACCGGGGAGATCCACACCTTCCACGCGAAGGCGGTCGTGCTCGCGGCGGGCGGCTACGGGCGCATCTTCAAGATCACGTCCAATGCGCTGACGCTGACGGGCGACCTGATGAGCATCTACTACCGCAAGGGCCTGCCGCTGGAGGACATGGAGTTCTACCAGTTCCACCCCACCGGCCTCGCCAAGCTGGGCATTCTGGTCACGGAGGGCATTCGAGGCGAGGGCGGCATCCTGCGCAACGCGGACGGCGAGCGCTTCATGGAACGCTACGCGCCCACCATCAAGGACCTCGCGCCGCGCGACATCGTCTCGCGCTCGATCATCACCGAGATCCGCGAGGGCCGGGGCGTCGGTGCCGACAAGGACGCCGTCCACATCGACCTGACGCACCTCCCGCGCGAGGTGATCGAGGGCAAGCTCGCGGAGATCACCGACCTCGCCCGCACCTACCTGGGGCAGGACCCGGTCAAGGACCTCGTGGCGATTCAGCCCACGGCGCACTACGCGATGGGCGGCATCCCGACCGACATCAACGGGCTGTGCCTCAGTGACGGCGCGGGCGGCAGCATCGAGGGGCTGTACGCGGCGGGCGAGCAGGCCTGCGTCAGCTTGCACGGGGCCAACCGCCTGGGCACCAACTCGCTCGGGGACCTGATCGTGTTCGGCCGCCGTGCCGGGACCGCCGCCGCGCAGTACGCCCGGCAGGTCGAGTACGCGGAGATGCCCGCGAACGTCGAGCGCGAGAGCGTGGCGGTGCTCGAGGACCTGCGGGCCGCGAGCGGCAAGGAGAACGCCGCCGTCATTCGCCGCGAGCTGCAAGAGTCGATGATGAACAACGTCGGCATCTTCCGCAACGGGCCGGACATGGCGCGGCAGGTCGAGATCATCAAGGACCTCAAGGACCGCTACCGCCACGTGAGCGTGTCGGACCCCGGCCGCCGGTACAACAGTGAGCTGATCGAGGCGATGGAACTCGGCTTTATGCTCGACTGCGCCGAGGCCATGACCGCCAGTGCGCTGAACCGCACCGAGTCGCGCGGCGCCCACGACCGCGAGGACTACCGCGAGCGCGACGACGCCAACTGGCTCAAGCACACCATGGCCTACAAGAACCTGAACAAGCCCGGCGACGTGGTGATCGGCTACAAGGACGTGGCCCTCAAGGGGTACACCCACGCCTTCGAGCCGAAAGCCCGCGTGTACTAAGTGGGGCGGGGAAGGGGCCTCCCGGTCTCCCCTCCTCCCCACCCCAGAGGAACCGACATGGCAGAACAGCACATCACCAAAAACACGTCCACCACGCCCCCCATGCGCGTGAATGTCAAGATTCTGCGCTTCAACCCCGAGACCGACAAAAAGCCCCACTGGGAGACCTACCCGGTGGAGGCGCAGCCCAGCGACCGCGTGCTGGACGTGCTGAACTACATCAAGTGGTATGTCGAGCCGACGCTGACCTTCCGGCGCTCGTGCGGGCACGGCATCTGCGGCAGTGACGCGATGATGATCGCGGGCCGCAACCGCCTGGCGTGCAAGGCGCTGCTGCGCGACGTGGTCAAGGACGGCGGCACCCTGACCGTCGAGCCGATCCGGGGCCTGAAGGTCGAGAAGGACCTGCTGGTCGACATGGACCCCTTCTTCGACTCGTACCGGGCGATCATGCCCTACTTCATCAACGAGTCGCCGCCTCCAGCCGGGGAGCGTATCCAATCGCCCGAGCAGGCCGACCGGATGCAGCACTCCAGCAACTGCATCCTCTGCGCGTGCTGCACCACCTCCTGCCCGATCTTCTGGGTGAACGGCTCGTACCTCGGCCCGGCGGCCATCGTGCAGGCGCACCGCTTCATCTTCGACAGCCGCGACGAGGCCACCAACCAGCGCCTGAACATCATGAACCAGAACACGGGCGTCTGGCGCTGCCGCACCGCCTACAACTGCACCGAGGCGTGCCCCCGCGACATCCCGATCACCACCATCATCGAGGAGGTCAAGCGGGCGGTGATGTACCAGCAGTCGTAAAGCCCCACACGCGAGAAGCAGAGGCCACCAGACCTCTGCTTCTTTTTTTGCTCCTCGACGCTCAGAACTGCATGACGTACCGCACCCCGGCCTCGTCCCGGCACTCGCCGAAGCCGCGCCCCGCGTCGTCCACGGTGAGGGTGCAGGCCAGGGTACGAGGCGCCGGGCCAGCGGTGCGGGCGATCAGGCTGCCCGCGCGGAGGGTGCCCTGGGGCTGCGGGGCGGGGCCGAGGCGGGCGCCCCAACCGAAGGTGGAGCCGCCCGTCCCCGCCGTGCCACCCACCGCCACGCTGAGGGTGAGGGGCGCGGGCGCTCCGGCAACGGTACCGTCCAGCACCGTCACGCGGCCCGTGTAGGTTTGCCCGCCGATGCTGAGGGTCACGTTGTCCGGCCCCGCTGTGGGCAGGCTGGGGCGCAGGCTGCCCGCCGCGAACGTCACGGTGCCCTCCTGCCCGGTGGCGGCATTGACAACCCGGCCCGGCGCCGCCGCCGTGAACGTGGGGGCACACGAGGCCAGCAGCGCGGCGAGGGCCACGGCAGCAAACTGTTTCATGGCCCCAGCGTAGTCGGGCGCGGCGGGGCTTTGGTGACCGCCGCCACACCCAGCTCACCGTTCTGCGAAGTCGTGGACGAAGCGGACCTGCGCCTCCGTTTCAATGGCCCCCTTGCGGGCCTCGCGCACGCGGAGGATGGCCTGCTCGGGCGGCATCCCCGCGCGGACGAGCAGGCAGGCAGCGACCAGCCCCGCCCTGCCCAATCCCCCCCGGCAATGCAGGACGACCGCGCGGCCGTCGAGCAGGTGGTCCATCAGCTCATCCAGAAAGGAGCCGAATGTATCGAGGTCGCGCGGCACGTCCACGTCGCGGATCGGGCAGCCCACCAGCGTCAGCCCGCGCCCCGCGACCCGCTCGTGGTAGTCGGGGATGCCCAGCAGCTCGAACTCGTGGTCTTCCAGCAGGGGCGCGATGACGCTCACGCCCTCCTGCGCGAGGCGGGTCAAGTCGGCGTCCAGGTCGCGCTCGTGGGTCACGCCGGGCTGGTACAGGCTCTCACCCTTCTTGCCGGGAGCGATGGTCAGGCCAAGGCGACCCGGCCACAGGCCCGTGTCTACCCAGTCCACCCGCAGTGGGGAGGTGGTGCTGGTCATGCCCCGGCCTCTTCCCGGAGCCAGCGGGCTGCGTCGAGCGCGTGATAGGTGATGATCGCGTCGGCCCCGGCGCGGCGCATCCCGGTCAGGGTTTCGAGCACGGTGCGGCGCTCGTCCATGTACCCGGCCTGGGCCGCCGCCTTGATCAGCGAATACTCGCCGCTGACGTTGTAGGCGACCAGGGGCAGGTCAAAGTTCTCGCGCAGCGCCCGCAGCATGTCGAGGTAGGCCAGCGCGGGCTTGACCATCAGGAAGTCGGCGCCCTGTTCGGCGTCCAGCCGGGCTTCCCGCAGGGCCTCGCGCTCGCTGCCCGCCGGGTCCATCTGGTAGGAGGCGCGGTTGCCCACACTGGGGGCGCTCCCCGCCGCGTCGCGGAAGGGACCGTAGTAGGCGCTGGCGTACTTCACCGCGTAGGCCATGACAGGCACGTGGTCAAAGCCCGCCGCGTCCAGCGCCGCCCGAATCGCGCCGACCTGTCCGTCCATCATCGCGCTGGGAGCCACGACATCGGCCCCAGCGCGGGCCTGTGAGACGGCGGTGCGGGCGAGGAGTTCCAGCGCGGCGTCGTTGTCCACCGTCCAGTCGCCCTCCCCCGTCTGGCACAGCGGCCCGCAGTGGCCGTGGTCGGTGTACTCACACAGGCAGGTGTCGGTGACCACGGTCACGCCCGGCACCCCCGCCTTGATCGCCGCCGCCGCCCGCTGAATCACGCCGCCCTCGGCGTAGGCCCCGCTGCCCTGGGGGTCTTTCTGGGAGGGGATGCCGAAGAGGATCACGCTGAGGATGCCCAGTTCCAGCGCCTCCTGCGCCTGGGCGACCGCCCCCGCGACCGAGTGGCGGCTCACGCCCGGCATGGTGGCGATGGGGGTCTCGCCGTCTTCCTCGTGGACGAAGATGGGGTGGATGAAATGGCGGGCCGAGAGGCTCACCTCGCGGGTCAGGGCACGCAGGCCAGCGCTGCGGCGCAGGCGACGGGGACGCTCCAGCATGGGAGGCAGGCTAGCGCAGCGGGGGCCGCAGGAATGGAAGGCAGGCGCCGCCGGTCAGACGACGAAGGCCCGCACCCCCCGCCCCAGGCATGCCCGCAGCAGATTCTGCCGGGTCCGGGCGACGACCTCCGGGTCGGGGTGGGCGACCGCGATGACCACGCGGGAGCGGCCCGCCGCGTCCTGACCGCGTTCCAGGCTCAGACGGGCACCGCCCGGCACGTCTAGCAGGGCGGCGAGGGTCGCCTCGTCGGGCGGCTGCGGCAGGGTGACGTACTCTCGGCCCTCTCCCCCACCCGTCATCCGGCGTGGCCGAGGCGGTCGGCGGCCTCCCGCGCGGCTTCCTCGCCCCAGACGTGGGCGGCCACGGCAAGGGCGGCGTGGAGGGCAGGCAGGCCGGAGGGGGTCGTCGTGAGGAGGCCGTCGGTCACGACCTCGCCGGGGCGTACATCGGCGGGCGCGTAGCCCCAGAGCGTGTCCGCGAGGTCGGCGGGGCCACCCACCACCCGGCCCGCCAGGGTGCCCGCCATGCCGGGAAGCAGGAGACCGCCCCCGCTCGCGCCCGTGGGCAGCGCCGCGTGCCTGGCGAGAAACTCGCGCAGCAGGGGGTCGCGGGCCGCCTTCGCCGCGCCGGGGCCGCCGGGAATCAGGAGGGCGGCGGGTTCGGGCAGCGCGGCGTACAGGACATGCGGCGTGCTCACCAGCCCCCCGGCGGTCACGATGCTCGCCCGCGAGCGGCTCACCGTGCGGGCCCGGCCCTCGCCCCCGCACAGGCGGCAGACGGCGACCATGATGCCGAGTTCCAGCTCACTGACCCCGGCGTAGACGGGGATGGCGACGACGGGGCCTTCGGGCGCCGTTCCCTCCGGAGCAGGAACCTCGGTCATGGCCGCAGCCGCTCCACCCGGTAGCCTCGGCGGGCGTGGGGCGGGCCGACCTCGCCCTGTGCCAGCAGCCGGTCGGCGGCTTCGGCGGACAGGCGCTCCACCCGCAGCAGGTAGCCGCGCAGCGTCTCGGGGGCGTCGAAACGGCGGGGGTGGGGGTCGCCCTCCACCCGGAGGTCGAGCCAGTCGGGACCGTGGGGCTCGGCGGTCATAGCTCGCGCAGGTCCTCCCACAGTTGCCAGCCCACGCCGGGCGGGGTCGCGTCCAGCAGCGGGTTCAGGGCGTGGCTGGCGGCCTCGGCGTGGGCGTGCAGGGCGTCCGAGCCCGGTTTCTCGTCGTACAGGCGCAGCACGGTGAACTGGTAGAAGGTCTGGGTGGCAGTCGGCTCGCCGTTCTCGAAAAAGGCGAAGGGCGGCTGCACCGCGTCCCACAGCACGTGCGCGTCGTCGAGGTCGTGGGTCAGGAACTGTTCGAGGTCCACGTCCAGGCTCTCGGGGTGCCACAGGTAGCCTTGCAGCAGGCGCACGGCGGCGCGGCCGTTCCCGGCCGAGGCACTGGACTCTTCGGGAGAGGTCATCAGGGGGCAGCATACCCGCTGGCCCCGGCCGCCATTCCCGCAGCGGGGTTCTGCTTTGTTAATGGGAGAGACTCCTCTTCCTGCCCATCACGGCCGCCCTCGTGATTTTGCCCGTCCGTCTGGGACAGAGCGACCTCTACACTTTCCCGCCCCCCGTCTGTACCGGAGCTGTCTCCAGCAGCACCAGCGCGTCGCGCACCCGCCACGGCCCCGGCTCCCAGCCGGGATGCAGCGCCCGCAAGACGGCCTCCGGGTGGGGGTGCTGCCCCTCCAGCGCCCGCCCCGCCTCACGCCACACGCCGGGGCAAAAGGGGGCCAGGGCGGGGTCAGCGGCGAGTGCCCCGCGCAGCCAGCGCAGGGTGGGGAGGCCGTCCCGGATGGTCGCTCGGGCCTCCAGCGCCAGCAGGCCCGCCGTCAGGCCGGGGTCGGCGTCGGGGGGGCCGGGGGGGCCGGGCAGCCCGGTCTGAACACGGCGCAGCAGCGCGTGGGCGCGGTTGATATGCCCCAGCGCTTCTTCCTCGCGGCCCGCCCGCAGCAGCGCCTCGGCGTGGAGGGCGTGGGCCTGTGCCCCCGCGTAGGGGTGGTCGGTCAGGTCCAGCGCCCGCCCGGTGAATTCCAGCGCCCGCCGGGGGTCGGGGTCGGCCAGAGCGCGGCTGAGCCACTGGTCAAAGCGCAGCACCTCCTCCCGGTCGCCGGAGGCAGCGGGGGCCGCGAGGAGATGGTCGAGCAGGGCACGGGCGTGGGCGAGGTCGGGGTGGTCGGTGGCTGGCCCGGCGAAGGGCTGGAGGTAGGGCAGTCCCACCCCCCGTGTCAGGTAGGCCAGCGCGACCCGGTAGTCGGTGCGGCGGGTGCGGTAGGCGGCCTCCGGGCGGCGCGGGCCGGGGCGGGCGAGCAGGCGACGGGCGGCGGCCGCGAGGGCGAGCGCCTCGTCCGGACGGGCCAAGGCGAGCAGCAGCGGCACCCCCTCGCTGAGTAGCCGGGCGCGGGGCACAGCGTCGCCGTCCCAGGACCCGTCAGGGAGCAGGGCCAGCGCCGAGCGCCAGCGCTCCAGGCCCTCGGCGGGGCGGCCCAACCTCCGCAGGGCGGTCGCCGCGCGGGCCAGGGCGCGGGCCTGCTCCTCGGCGCTCCCACCCGCCGCTTCCAGCCGCCCGGCCGCCTCGGTCAGGGCCTCCAGCGCCCCGTGGGGCTGGCCCAGGCGCAGCCGCAGG from the Deinococcus sp. NW-56 genome contains:
- a CDS encoding VF530 family DNA-binding protein; translation: MTRPSPDPLHGVTLKEIVERLAGHYGWAELARRVPVRCFQNDPSVPSSLKFLRRTPWARAKAEALYVALVRDERET
- the sdhA gene encoding succinate dehydrogenase flavoprotein subunit, with translation MHHRFDVLVVGAGGAGLMAALYAAKGGASVACITKLYPTRSHTGAAQGGIGAALGNVQEDHWEWHMFDTIKGGDYLTDQDAAEVFAKDIIDAVYELEHMGLPFSRTPEGKIAQRKFGGHTRDFGKAAVERSCYAQDRTGHMILQTLFQQNVKEGTTFYNEFHVTDLIIEEGRCRGVVAYHYATGEIHTFHAKAVVLAAGGYGRIFKITSNALTLTGDLMSIYYRKGLPLEDMEFYQFHPTGLAKLGILVTEGIRGEGGILRNADGERFMERYAPTIKDLAPRDIVSRSIITEIREGRGVGADKDAVHIDLTHLPREVIEGKLAEITDLARTYLGQDPVKDLVAIQPTAHYAMGGIPTDINGLCLSDGAGGSIEGLYAAGEQACVSLHGANRLGTNSLGDLIVFGRRAGTAAAQYARQVEYAEMPANVERESVAVLEDLRAASGKENAAVIRRELQESMMNNVGIFRNGPDMARQVEIIKDLKDRYRHVSVSDPGRRYNSELIEAMELGFMLDCAEAMTASALNRTESRGAHDREDYRERDDANWLKHTMAYKNLNKPGDVVIGYKDVALKGYTHAFEPKARVY
- a CDS encoding succinate dehydrogenase hydrophobic membrane anchor subunit yields the protein MIRARTFTDARQQSHSNAELNWWIFMRISGLILVFLVLGHIYMTFIQVSESDATYTAVVAKLQNPAWKFYNWTILALSMLHGVNGARYSIEDYVRSRPNRAWVKTIFYTICAVIFTLGTVGLFSI
- the hpt gene encoding hypoxanthine phosphoribosyltransferase encodes the protein MSLAPGNGPVQITQEQLQARIQELGHKIRQDYAGRDPHLICVLNGAFMFHADLVRAVQMPCTIDFLQASSYGDAKQSSGEVKLVKDLQFPISGRHVVLVEDIVDTGITMNYLLHYLQGRGPASLKVAALLSKPSRRRVEVPVEYLGFTIPDAFVYGYGLDRSQFDRNLPFITSQA
- a CDS encoding cyclin-dependent kinase inhibitor 3 family protein; translated protein: MTSTTSPLRVDWVDTGLWPGRLGLTIAPGKKGESLYQPGVTHERDLDADLTRLAQEGVSVIAPLLEDHEFELLGIPDYHERVAGRGLTLVGCPIRDVDVPRDLDTFGSFLDELMDHLLDGRAVVLHCRGGLGRAGLVAACLLVRAGMPPEQAILRVREARKGAIETEAQVRFVHDFAER
- a CDS encoding pyridoxamine 5'-phosphate oxidase family protein, translating into MNQNNEHPTREETIKAMAAVMKGVKFAMLTVETEDGHLQAHPMTTQQTEFDGDVWFIGGKDTKQVQSMMVRPNVNVSYADHSGGNYVSISGQAELVENRAKLEELWSDFYKAYFPGGIDDPSVQLIKIEAQGGEYWGSDGKLKNMLQMARAAVTGKPATDLGTNETVEF
- a CDS encoding succinate dehydrogenase iron-sulfur subunit — its product is MAEQHITKNTSTTPPMRVNVKILRFNPETDKKPHWETYPVEAQPSDRVLDVLNYIKWYVEPTLTFRRSCGHGICGSDAMMIAGRNRLACKALLRDVVKDGGTLTVEPIRGLKVEKDLLVDMDPFFDSYRAIMPYFINESPPPAGERIQSPEQADRMQHSSNCILCACCTTSCPIFWVNGSYLGPAAIVQAHRFIFDSRDEATNQRLNIMNQNTGVWRCRTAYNCTEACPRDIPITTIIEEVKRAVMYQQS
- a CDS encoding MFS transporter — encoded protein: MTTTQPPAPPVRPPAATPVSPWALSAFWFGTAFHWLLLLLILMPADVVRFVGEEQKGSYLGALVAVGAVIGLVLPPIVGARSDRSGRRLPYIRLGLAVNLAGLAVMGFAATALTGVGGFWVYVAGFLLVQFGNNYATAPYSALIPQLVAVRERGRYSGVMAMLQAFGQLLGAVAAFGLGALGLPSWVSFALIALLLLGPALVTLRGVPAELDRVEGAEQAPRLSWAQVFAYAPFLWVFVTRVLFALGQYSVQPFLQYYNADVLRQTDAGTSTSIMLACIIVGSIASALVGGRLSDRVGRKPVIYVAGGLMAGAALLLLVAPGFPAALALALVFGLGFGAFTSVDWALGSDAMPSAGSYARDMGIWHVAFVAPQLSSAPQGALLDWGNAQGGNLGYTLVFGLAALFFVAGVVLVRNVPDRVHERAA
- the sdhC gene encoding succinate dehydrogenase, cytochrome b556 subunit, with product MYRGREGQWAWLLHRLSGLAILAYFLLHVVSISLIMFGEDVYMAVHEAYDLWPFRVGLILVTAGVVYHALNGLRIMVMDFTGRGVAYQRQMWYGVMALTLLATAYTTWVNIPRILGGY